The following coding sequences lie in one Capnocytophaga stomatis genomic window:
- a CDS encoding glycosyltransferase family 2 protein produces MSSPLISIIVPIYNVGKHIKRCIDSLLCQTYENIEILIINDGSTDNTSQILSDYANEKKIYIFHQENKGVSFSRNFGIKQSKGDYICFVDGDDYVSPHYCEKLYENIAKHSADISICRFQKVFNNEIAPIKTDGQTKIYSQIEALSLIFEDKELQSHPWGKLFKKEIICDVSFPTDRKAYEDYVTIFRIISKSSRVVVFNEVLYYYIFYPNSLSNNVSTQMYYEFFTALMEMYDYAKTRKNELPRWKYFIKKTARQTLSCAKNISIHKKTASDHSMIRNLQKEIKRFYLSEKEYIPFSIKWKFFLFLNVPSLYNLYISYKKT; encoded by the coding sequence ATGAGTAGTCCATTAATTTCGATTATAGTACCCATTTATAATGTAGGAAAGCACATCAAAAGATGCATTGATTCGCTACTTTGCCAAACCTATGAAAACATTGAAATTTTAATAATCAATGATGGAAGTACAGACAATACCTCTCAGATTCTTTCCGATTATGCCAACGAAAAAAAAATTTATATTTTTCATCAAGAAAACAAGGGAGTCTCCTTTAGTAGAAACTTTGGTATAAAACAATCAAAAGGTGATTATATTTGTTTTGTAGATGGGGACGATTATGTTTCACCTCATTATTGCGAAAAATTATATGAAAATATAGCGAAACATAGCGCAGATATAAGTATTTGTCGTTTTCAAAAGGTTTTTAATAACGAAATAGCTCCCATAAAAACAGATGGTCAAACAAAAATATACTCGCAAATAGAGGCACTTTCTTTAATTTTTGAGGATAAGGAATTACAAAGTCACCCTTGGGGAAAACTCTTTAAGAAGGAAATAATATGTGATGTTTCTTTTCCCACGGATAGAAAGGCTTATGAGGATTATGTGACCATTTTTCGAATCATCTCAAAATCAAGTAGAGTAGTTGTTTTTAATGAGGTACTATATTATTACATATTTTATCCGAATAGCTTAAGTAACAATGTAAGTACCCAAATGTACTATGAATTTTTTACCGCCTTAATGGAGATGTATGACTATGCCAAAACAAGAAAAAATGAGCTTCCTCGGTGGAAATATTTTATTAAAAAAACAGCGAGACAAACACTCTCTTGTGCAAAAAACATATCTATCCACAAAAAAACAGCAAGTGATCATTCTATGATTAGAAATCTTCAAAAGGAAATCAAGAGATTTTATCTTTCTGAAAAAGAATACATACCTTTCTCTATTAAATGGAAGTTTTTTTTATTTTTGAACGTCCCTAGCTTGTATAATCTGTATATTTCCTACAAAAAAACTTAG
- a CDS encoding O-antigen ligase family protein, protein MKPMDKFNQAIEKSIILKNWVILAAVLPIIGTFLIISFVDFPWDNEFYRNLFINSSFTYGLFCVTAWIIIKHRYLFQKGRWLRNIAIVVAACVVLLWTYKHKITFRFDILLLFIAGLYSLVYRKWKKPDTVILTFFAFVIMKYLGILWSDNIAYTLDMVKEEMLIFSFLVPIICLGFRVNIKEQYAFINICFKLFLFLLACNFMFYLIYVDFSHNQLFNFFTFNKAYMNFLEVLSWSYFKHPSFISWIFLVVGGLGALVRREKPNLISVYEIILYAVLLLFFVFIVQSRIGILGYFIAIALLVWFHFSDRISPLKKYILMTLAVIFAIAAIAFLTTKTSYFSDPIRNNTFNIVYNQIINQSLLFGEGTATQRFIMKDTGIFHVHNDFISVFIDLGIIGLALFVFWIISVLKIKDRIIQYTMLIFLLIMNTDVLFCFYLGTYITVPFLFFIFFADVKTVSAKDN, encoded by the coding sequence ATGAAACCAATGGATAAATTTAATCAAGCAATTGAAAAGTCAATAATTCTCAAAAATTGGGTCATATTGGCGGCTGTTCTTCCAATTATAGGAACTTTTTTAATTATATCCTTTGTAGATTTTCCTTGGGATAATGAATTTTATAGGAATTTGTTCATCAATAGTAGCTTCACTTACGGATTGTTTTGTGTGACAGCTTGGATTATTATCAAACATCGTTATCTTTTTCAAAAGGGACGGTGGCTTCGTAATATAGCTATTGTTGTGGCGGCTTGTGTTGTTTTACTTTGGACTTATAAACATAAAATTACTTTCAGATTCGATATCTTGTTACTGTTCATCGCTGGATTATATTCTCTTGTCTATAGGAAATGGAAAAAACCTGATACCGTTATCCTTACTTTTTTTGCTTTTGTAATAATGAAATATTTAGGGATACTTTGGAGCGACAATATAGCATACACTTTAGATATGGTAAAAGAGGAAATGTTGATTTTCTCATTTCTTGTTCCGATTATTTGTCTTGGGTTTCGCGTTAATATAAAAGAGCAATACGCTTTTATAAACATTTGTTTTAAGTTGTTTTTATTCCTTTTGGCTTGTAATTTCATGTTTTACCTAATTTATGTTGATTTTTCTCACAATCAACTATTCAATTTTTTCACTTTTAACAAGGCATACATGAATTTCCTTGAGGTTCTAAGTTGGTCATATTTTAAACATCCGAGTTTTATTTCTTGGATTTTTCTTGTTGTTGGTGGTTTGGGTGCTCTTGTACGAAGGGAAAAACCTAATTTAATTTCTGTTTACGAGATAATATTATATGCTGTTTTACTTTTGTTCTTTGTGTTTATAGTTCAATCAAGAATAGGTATTTTAGGATATTTCATAGCGATTGCTTTGCTTGTATGGTTTCATTTCAGTGATAGGATTTCACCTTTAAAAAAATATATTTTAATGACTTTAGCTGTCATTTTTGCAATAGCGGCAATTGCTTTTTTGACTACAAAGACAAGCTACTTTTCAGATCCGATACGGAACAATACTTTTAATATTGTTTATAATCAGATAATTAATCAAAGTCTACTTTTTGGAGAAGGAACTGCAACACAACGTTTCATAATGAAAGATACAGGGATTTTCCATGTTCACAATGATTTTATTTCTGTTTTTATTGATTTAGGGATTATTGGGCTTGCTTTGTTTGTGTTTTGGATAATAAGTGTTTTAAAAATAAAAGACCGAATTATACAGTATACAATGCTGATATTTCTACTAATTATGAATACTGATGTGTTGTTTTGTTTTTATTTAGGAACTTATATAACTGTTCCTTTCCTATTTTTCATATTTTTTGCGGACGTTAAAACTGTTAGTGCAAAAGATAACTAA
- a CDS encoding beta-1,6-N-acetylglucosaminyltransferase, translated as MQKNYIILAHRNPKQLARMIDKLDDGQAYFYIHLDLRVKIDDFQKDINKPNVFFISKREKCFWGDFSIVKATLNLMEAVKNDNRKGFVILMSGQDYPIKNQVEINKFLSVNKDYNFIEIIPIEKKWKKKVVKDKIFHYHILHSSKRSDSNSYAPFFHTNIKQKIRILTHFLKGRLSFTNLKKLFQLPERKPIFPKQYAGSQWCAFNEQTFQKMVFYLRENKENLEDYYKFTSSPDEIFFHSVLMHLQESDVGIKIKPSVTYVNWDRKGCQLPVLFQSTDLQELIQQEQKLFARKFDVEIDSEIFNLLDETNG; from the coding sequence ATGCAGAAAAATTATATCATTTTAGCTCATAGAAATCCAAAACAACTTGCTCGTATGATAGATAAACTTGATGATGGGCAGGCTTACTTTTACATACATTTGGATTTAAGAGTGAAAATTGATGATTTTCAGAAAGATATCAATAAACCTAACGTTTTTTTTATTTCGAAGAGAGAGAAGTGTTTTTGGGGGGACTTTTCTATCGTAAAAGCAACGTTAAACTTGATGGAAGCCGTCAAGAATGATAACCGAAAGGGATTTGTTATATTGATGAGCGGACAAGATTATCCTATTAAAAATCAGGTAGAAATTAATAAATTCCTAAGTGTTAATAAAGACTATAATTTTATAGAAATTATACCGATAGAGAAGAAATGGAAAAAGAAAGTGGTAAAGGATAAGATTTTTCACTACCATATTTTGCATTCTTCTAAGCGTAGTGATAGTAACTCGTATGCACCTTTTTTTCATACAAATATAAAGCAAAAAATCCGTATTTTAACTCACTTTCTGAAGGGAAGATTGTCTTTTACGAATTTGAAGAAACTGTTTCAATTACCAGAAAGGAAGCCTATTTTTCCCAAACAATACGCAGGTTCGCAGTGGTGTGCTTTTAATGAGCAAACATTTCAGAAAATGGTTTTCTATCTGCGAGAAAATAAGGAAAACTTAGAGGATTATTATAAGTTTACTTCTTCTCCCGATGAGATTTTTTTTCATTCTGTACTGATGCATTTGCAGGAATCGGATGTGGGAATTAAGATAAAACCTTCAGTTACATATGTAAATTGGGATAGAAAAGGTTGTCAGCTTCCTGTTTTATTTCAATCTACAGATTTACAGGAACTTATTCAACAAGAACAAAAATTATTTGCTCGAAAATTTGATGTAGAAATAGATTCGGAAATTTTTAATTTATTAGATGAAACCAATGGATAA
- the mutS gene encoding DNA mismatch repair protein MutS has product MKQYNQIKAKYPDALLLFRVGDFYETFGEDAVKAAQVLDIVLTNRNNGSERTELAGFPHHSINNYLPKLVKAGYRVAICDQLEDPKTVKGIVKRGVTELVTPGVALNDDILHSKSNNFLASVWFGKHTNGISFLDISTGEFLVAQGDKTNIDKLLQNFKPSEVLVAKKQKKEFTESFGEDFHLFYLEDWVYKEDYARQTLTQHFQTNSLKGFGVEELTEALLAAGSVLYYLSETQHNKLRHITSIQRIVEDAYVWLDKFTIRNLELYTGTSSQSVTLLDVIDKTISAMGSRTLKRWLALPLKDITKINQRHEVVSHFIGHIDILQKIKEHISKISDIERLISKVATGKISPREVVQLKNSLEIIPPIKEICLKSDNPDLKILGDKLHLCQQLCERIRLTINEEAPVNILKGDVVAQGFSPELDELRGLSVSGKGYLDEMLKRETEKTGISSLKIDYNNVHGYYIEVRNTHKDKVPQDWIRKQTLVNAERYITEELKTYEAKILGAEEKISQLEQAIFAELIAWIGSYIPQVQQNAMLIGQLDCLCGFASLALENNYNRPEMDESFVLDIKNGRHPVIEKQLPVGVPYIANDVYLDRDSQQIIMITGPNMSGKSAILRQTALIVLLAQIGSFVPADSARIGIVDKIFTRVGASDNISMGESTFMVEMNEAALILNNISERSLVLLDEIGRGTSTYDGISIAWAIAEYLHEHPSKAKTLFATHYHELNEMTESFERIKNFNVSVKETKDNVLFIRKLVPGGSAHSFGIHVAKMAGMPQFVIQKANKMLKKLESSHASENTSQTLKSAQKEMQLSFFNMDDPLLEEIKSEILQLDINTLTPVEALMKLNELKRMIGQ; this is encoded by the coding sequence ATGAAGCAATACAATCAGATTAAAGCAAAATATCCGGATGCTTTACTGCTTTTCAGGGTGGGAGATTTTTACGAAACTTTCGGTGAAGATGCCGTAAAGGCTGCCCAAGTGCTTGATATTGTGCTTACCAACCGAAATAACGGCAGCGAACGTACGGAACTTGCCGGATTTCCGCATCATTCCATCAATAATTACTTACCGAAGTTAGTCAAAGCGGGCTATCGTGTTGCGATTTGCGACCAATTGGAAGACCCCAAAACCGTAAAAGGCATCGTAAAACGAGGTGTTACTGAATTAGTTACCCCTGGAGTGGCTTTAAATGACGACATTCTTCATTCTAAATCAAACAATTTTTTGGCTTCCGTGTGGTTTGGTAAACACACTAACGGAATCAGTTTTTTGGATATTTCTACGGGCGAATTTTTAGTCGCTCAAGGCGATAAAACTAACATTGATAAGTTGTTACAAAACTTCAAGCCGAGCGAAGTTTTAGTAGCTAAAAAGCAAAAAAAAGAATTTACAGAAAGTTTTGGGGAAGATTTCCATCTTTTCTATTTGGAAGATTGGGTGTACAAGGAAGATTACGCTCGTCAGACACTCACTCAGCATTTTCAAACCAATTCCCTGAAAGGATTTGGGGTTGAGGAACTTACTGAAGCTTTACTTGCGGCAGGTTCTGTACTTTACTATCTATCTGAAACACAGCACAACAAGTTGCGACACATCACTTCCATTCAGCGTATTGTGGAAGATGCTTACGTATGGCTTGACAAATTCACCATTCGTAATTTGGAGCTTTATACGGGAACTTCAAGCCAGTCGGTAACGCTTTTGGATGTTATTGATAAGACGATTTCCGCAATGGGAAGCCGAACTTTAAAACGTTGGTTGGCACTTCCGCTGAAGGATATTACCAAGATAAATCAGCGTCACGAAGTGGTTTCGCATTTTATTGGTCATATCGATATACTTCAAAAAATTAAGGAACACATTTCAAAAATAAGTGATATTGAGCGACTTATTTCAAAAGTGGCGACAGGAAAAATTAGTCCTCGGGAAGTTGTTCAGCTTAAAAATTCGTTAGAGATTATTCCTCCGATAAAGGAAATATGTTTGAAATCCGATAATCCTGATTTGAAAATTTTGGGTGATAAATTGCATTTGTGTCAGCAACTTTGTGAGCGTATCAGGCTTACTATCAATGAGGAAGCTCCTGTGAACATTCTCAAAGGCGATGTGGTGGCACAAGGATTTTCTCCCGAATTGGACGAACTTCGTGGGCTTTCCGTTTCAGGAAAAGGCTACTTGGATGAAATGCTCAAACGTGAGACCGAAAAAACAGGGATTTCTTCCTTAAAAATTGATTATAATAACGTTCACGGATATTACATTGAGGTACGTAACACTCACAAAGACAAGGTTCCGCAGGATTGGATTCGCAAACAAACCTTAGTTAATGCCGAGCGTTACATTACTGAAGAGTTAAAAACTTACGAAGCTAAAATTTTAGGAGCAGAAGAGAAAATTTCGCAATTGGAACAAGCTATTTTTGCCGAGTTGATTGCTTGGATAGGGAGTTATATTCCTCAAGTTCAGCAAAATGCAATGCTTATTGGTCAGTTAGATTGCCTTTGCGGATTTGCCTCACTTGCCCTTGAAAATAATTACAATCGCCCTGAAATGGATGAATCGTTTGTTTTGGACATCAAAAACGGAAGGCATCCTGTGATTGAAAAACAATTGCCGGTGGGCGTTCCGTACATTGCTAACGACGTGTATCTTGACCGTGATTCACAGCAAATTATAATGATTACGGGACCTAATATGTCGGGTAAATCGGCGATTTTACGTCAGACGGCACTCATCGTTTTGTTGGCTCAAATCGGGAGTTTTGTTCCGGCAGATTCGGCACGTATCGGCATTGTGGATAAGATTTTTACTCGCGTGGGAGCCAGCGATAATATTTCAATGGGCGAATCGACCTTTATGGTAGAAATGAACGAAGCTGCATTGATTTTGAATAACATATCGGAGCGAAGTTTGGTGCTTTTGGACGAAATCGGGCGAGGGACAAGCACTTACGACGGAATTTCAATCGCTTGGGCAATAGCCGAATATCTGCACGAACATCCGTCGAAGGCAAAAACCTTATTTGCAACGCATTATCACGAACTCAACGAAATGACCGAGAGTTTCGAGCGAATTAAAAATTTCAATGTTTCGGTAAAAGAAACGAAAGATAACGTATTGTTTATCCGAAAGTTAGTTCCGGGTGGTTCGGCACATAGTTTTGGAATCCACGTAGCGAAAATGGCAGGAATGCCTCAGTTTGTTATCCAAAAAGCCAATAAAATGCTTAAAAAATTGGAGAGTTCACACGCTTCGGAAAATACTTCACAAACGTTGAAATCTGCTCAAAAAGAGATGCAACTTAGCTTTTTCAATATGGACGACCCGCTTCTAGAAGAAATTAAATCGGAAATTTTGCAGCTGGATATCAATACTTTAACTCCGGTTGAGGCACTGATGAAGCTTAATGAGCTCAAACGGATGATAGGACAATAG
- a CDS encoding glycosyltransferase family 4 protein, with product MKQLTLLQSPEIIAIWIFVLSFAVCYLAMPSIIYVVRRKNLMDNPNGRSSHSQKTPTMGGIAFYVSLIFTLFFISSYDTNYMGINIVSGASIMFFLGLKDDLTGVNPSTKIVGQILATFILLLFGTELRIYSLDGFLWFDEIPFWFSLFFSCFVVMTIVNSFNLIDGINGSAAMVGIVIFGCFGYVFYQSEDIYYFLFSILCIGFLLAFLRYNLSSRKKIFMGDTGSLVVGFIIGVLALKFLSLPSLGLQKAYINPANKIWVLLAIVFIPFFDTTRVFIARTIRDGKPFKADRNHIHHVMIDYMGLSHGRASFLLATINLVIFLVVMLLNMIFSPIYLFASIFLIFIGLVLILFYFNKSYITRKSKQKIRKILNSSGLSKNNKK from the coding sequence ATGAAACAACTTACCCTTTTACAAAGCCCAGAAATAATCGCAATTTGGATTTTTGTGTTGTCCTTTGCGGTTTGTTATCTGGCAATGCCCAGCATCATATACGTTGTAAGACGGAAGAATTTGATGGATAATCCTAACGGCAGAAGTTCTCATTCGCAAAAAACCCCAACGATGGGAGGCATAGCGTTCTATGTTAGCCTGATTTTTACTCTCTTTTTCATCAGTAGTTATGATACTAATTATATGGGGATTAATATAGTTTCGGGGGCGAGTATTATGTTTTTCTTGGGTCTTAAGGATGATTTGACTGGCGTAAACCCGAGTACTAAAATTGTAGGGCAAATTTTAGCTACTTTTATATTATTGCTCTTTGGAACGGAACTGAGGATATATTCTCTGGATGGTTTTCTGTGGTTTGACGAAATTCCGTTTTGGTTTTCATTGTTTTTCAGTTGTTTTGTTGTGATGACCATTGTTAATTCCTTTAATTTGATTGATGGAATTAATGGTTCGGCGGCAATGGTAGGGATTGTTATTTTTGGATGTTTTGGTTATGTTTTTTACCAATCGGAAGACATTTATTATTTCTTATTTTCGATTTTGTGTATTGGCTTTTTGCTGGCTTTTTTAAGATATAATTTATCCTCCAGAAAGAAAATTTTTATGGGAGATACAGGCTCACTGGTTGTGGGCTTCATTATCGGTGTTTTGGCGTTGAAATTTCTTTCCTTACCTTCTTTAGGTTTACAGAAAGCTTATATCAATCCGGCTAACAAAATATGGGTGTTATTGGCTATTGTGTTCATTCCTTTTTTTGATACAACTCGTGTTTTTATAGCGAGAACCATTCGTGATGGTAAGCCGTTTAAAGCCGACCGAAATCATATTCATCACGTAATGATTGATTATATGGGACTCTCACACGGACGGGCAAGTTTTCTGCTGGCAACAATCAATTTGGTGATTTTTCTGGTGGTTATGTTGCTGAATATGATTTTTTCACCAATCTATTTATTTGCTTCAATATTTTTGATTTTCATAGGATTGGTATTAATATTGTTCTACTTTAACAAAAGTTACATAACAAGAAAAAGCAAGCAGAAAATCAGGAAAATACTAAACTCATCAGGATTAAGTAAAAACAATAAAAAATAA
- a CDS encoding NAD(P)H-hydrate dehydratase: MKILFTEQIQQAYNQTIKKQRITRRKLMERASEQVFLWLQKNTDLNKKVIIYVGLGNNGSDGLAVAQMLSKAKRDVEVYIVNFNENPTEDFLKNLGTLVRSKKVKINDLYSCSEIPEISPEAIVVDAIFGAGFNRYVSDWMQCIFEKINESGAYVVSIDIPSGLYLDRIPMSDEVFVKPNIVLTFQVPKLIFLLPETGKYIPNWEILDVGLEKSVLDAINSDYEFITEECMSKIYKLRNKFSHKGSFGHALLVGGSYGKVGAMVLSGTSVLRSGAGLLTILAPKCGYEILQTAVPEAMVITSAGKKYLSPTEIPFEPSAIGIGVGMGTQPQTAELLFELFEKYSNVPFVIDADALNILSQNPKEFSKIPKNSILTPHPIELERLIGVWKDDFDKIEKARKFAKKHKIILVIKGAYTMITDGIHLWVNSTGNAGMATAGSGDVLTGILLGLLSQGYSSLESSVLGVYSHGKAGDKIASEKGQENLIASDLCREIRLQ, translated from the coding sequence ATGAAAATTTTATTTACAGAACAAATACAGCAGGCATATAATCAAACTATTAAAAAACAGCGTATAACGCGTAGGAAGCTTATGGAAAGAGCTTCCGAACAGGTTTTTTTGTGGTTGCAGAAGAACACGGATTTAAACAAGAAAGTTATAATTTATGTAGGGTTGGGCAACAATGGCAGTGATGGGCTGGCAGTTGCTCAGATGCTTTCCAAAGCAAAACGAGACGTAGAGGTGTACATCGTTAATTTCAATGAAAACCCAACGGAGGATTTCTTGAAAAATTTGGGCACTCTCGTCCGAAGTAAAAAGGTGAAAATAAACGATTTGTATTCCTGTTCGGAGATTCCTGAAATTTCGCCGGAAGCAATTGTAGTCGATGCAATTTTCGGGGCAGGATTTAACAGATATGTTTCCGATTGGATGCAATGTATTTTTGAAAAAATCAATGAATCAGGAGCTTACGTGGTTAGCATTGATATTCCTTCGGGTTTGTATTTGGACAGAATACCAATGTCGGACGAAGTTTTCGTTAAACCGAACATCGTACTTACGTTCCAAGTTCCTAAACTGATTTTTTTGCTCCCTGAAACCGGAAAATACATTCCTAATTGGGAAATTTTGGATGTTGGTTTGGAAAAGTCTGTTTTAGATGCTATAAATTCTGATTATGAATTTATTACGGAAGAGTGTATGTCTAAAATATACAAACTGAGAAACAAGTTTTCACACAAGGGCTCGTTTGGGCACGCTTTGCTTGTTGGGGGAAGCTACGGAAAGGTAGGAGCTATGGTTCTGAGCGGAACTTCGGTGTTGAGGTCAGGGGCGGGTCTTTTAACGATACTTGCTCCTAAGTGCGGATATGAAATTTTGCAAACTGCTGTTCCTGAGGCAATGGTGATTACATCTGCGGGGAAAAAATATCTTTCCCCTACGGAAATACCTTTCGAGCCTTCTGCAATAGGAATTGGAGTAGGAATGGGAACTCAGCCTCAAACAGCAGAGCTTTTATTTGAATTGTTTGAAAAGTATTCGAATGTTCCGTTTGTAATTGATGCCGATGCATTGAATATTCTTTCTCAAAATCCAAAAGAATTTTCCAAAATTCCTAAAAATTCAATTCTTACGCCGCATCCTATTGAATTAGAAAGACTTATCGGAGTTTGGAAAGATGACTTTGACAAAATAGAGAAAGCGAGAAAATTCGCAAAAAAACATAAAATAATCTTAGTTATTAAAGGAGCTTACACAATGATTACCGACGGAATTCATCTTTGGGTTAATTCAACAGGAAATGCAGGAATGGCAACGGCAGGAAGTGGAGATGTGCTAACCGGAATTTTGTTAGGATTATTATCTCAAGGGTATAGCTCTTTGGAATCCAGTGTTTTAGGTGTGTATTCGCACGGAAAAGCAGGAGATAAAATTGCTTCTGAAAAAGGACAAGAAAACCTCATAGCAAGTGATTTGTGCAGAGAGATAAGGCTGCAATGA
- a CDS encoding inorganic phosphate transporter, whose protein sequence is MEQVYIFMLFVFFVLAVVDLTVGVSNDAVNFLNSAVGSKVATLRTIMIIASVGVAFGAIFSSGMMEIARKGIFNPTEFYFDEVMVIFMAVMLADILLLDLFNTLGLPTSTTVSIVFELLGAAVCLAIIKISTNGESLSTLGQYINTKEATKIVTGIFTSIVIAFTVGTIVQYLARLVFSFRYEKSIRYVGGVFGGVALTALTYFIIFKGLKGVAFISKEAISWMDANIVYILLGCFVFYSVLSHVLIQLRVNIFRIVILSGTFALAMAFAGNDLVNFIGVPVAAWQSFELWQSSGAEHNSFLMSGLSEGMTAPTYLLLLAGTIMVLTLWFSKKARNVMETEVSLSHQGDGEGEEKFASNMLSRLIVRVTVFISYVVNAITPKSLSEKIDKRFEKPEEDSTTRKEDLPAFDLVRAAMNLVVSSSLIAMGTSLKLPLSTTYVTFMVAMGSSLADRAWGRDSAVYRVAGVIRVVGGWFMTAIVAFFGAFIVAAALYYGEIIGLISLISFVGFLLFRSAVSYKKRQKEKEENKKPMFEQADLATINGVIKESSNYIANTISKIETVYGEVVKNLGTQDLGNLTKDKKTTKKLEKELDGLKGNVFYFIKSLNDSSVASSKFYIMILDNLQDMAQSLHAITTHSYEHVNNNHKNLKFNQLRDLKWISESLEKLLENEAKLFRGENYSNLNHILQEGMILKKDVSRMVQKQIDRIRTSETSPKNTKLYFNLLLETNALVRANNNLLLQFKEFQEEQKKAK, encoded by the coding sequence ATGGAACAAGTGTACATCTTTATGCTCTTCGTTTTCTTTGTTCTTGCTGTTGTTGATTTGACAGTGGGGGTAAGCAACGATGCAGTAAACTTTTTAAATTCGGCAGTGGGTTCAAAAGTAGCAACATTGCGAACTATTATGATTATAGCGAGCGTTGGTGTGGCTTTTGGAGCTATTTTTTCCAGTGGAATGATGGAAATTGCCCGAAAGGGAATTTTTAACCCAACGGAATTCTACTTCGATGAAGTAATGGTCATTTTTATGGCGGTTATGCTGGCAGATATATTACTTCTCGACCTTTTCAATACTTTGGGATTACCAACATCAACCACTGTTTCCATTGTATTTGAGTTGCTCGGAGCTGCGGTTTGTTTGGCGATTATCAAAATCAGCACAAACGGGGAATCACTTTCAACACTTGGGCAATACATCAACACGAAAGAAGCAACCAAGATAGTAACAGGTATTTTTACATCAATTGTGATAGCCTTTACGGTAGGTACCATAGTTCAATATTTGGCTCGGTTGGTTTTTTCTTTCCGTTATGAAAAGAGCATCAGGTACGTAGGAGGCGTTTTCGGAGGAGTAGCTCTGACGGCACTTACGTATTTTATTATCTTCAAAGGACTGAAAGGAGTGGCTTTCATCTCGAAAGAAGCAATCAGCTGGATGGATGCAAATATCGTTTATATTTTGCTTGGCTGTTTTGTATTTTATTCGGTGCTCTCTCACGTTTTAATTCAATTGAGAGTCAATATATTCCGAATTGTTATCTTAAGTGGTACGTTTGCGTTGGCTATGGCTTTTGCAGGAAACGACTTGGTTAACTTTATCGGGGTTCCTGTAGCTGCTTGGCAATCTTTTGAATTATGGCAATCTTCAGGGGCTGAGCATAATAGCTTTTTGATGTCAGGCTTGAGTGAAGGAATGACGGCTCCGACATATTTATTGCTTTTGGCAGGGACTATAATGGTTCTTACACTTTGGTTTTCTAAAAAAGCACGCAATGTGATGGAAACAGAAGTAAGCCTTTCACATCAAGGTGACGGAGAGGGAGAAGAAAAATTTGCGTCAAATATGTTATCTCGCCTCATAGTGAGGGTTACTGTATTTATTTCATACGTGGTTAATGCGATTACTCCAAAATCATTGAGTGAAAAGATAGACAAACGTTTTGAAAAACCGGAAGAGGATTCAACAACTCGTAAAGAAGACTTACCTGCTTTTGACTTGGTCCGTGCGGCTATGAATCTTGTTGTTTCAAGTAGCTTGATAGCGATGGGTACTTCTTTAAAACTTCCGTTATCAACAACTTATGTTACGTTTATGGTGGCTATGGGTTCGTCATTGGCTGACAGAGCTTGGGGAAGAGACAGTGCCGTTTACCGTGTAGCGGGAGTAATACGAGTGGTCGGGGGATGGTTTATGACCGCAATAGTTGCATTTTTTGGAGCATTTATTGTCGCGGCAGCTCTGTACTACGGAGAAATTATCGGATTGATTTCACTGATTTCGTTTGTAGGATTCTTGTTATTCCGCAGTGCAGTGAGTTACAAGAAAAGACAAAAAGAAAAAGAAGAAAACAAAAAACCTATGTTTGAACAAGCTGATTTAGCGACCATTAACGGCGTTATTAAAGAAAGTTCAAATTACATAGCAAACACAATTTCGAAAATTGAAACCGTTTACGGAGAAGTTGTTAAGAACTTGGGAACTCAGGATTTAGGTAATCTGACCAAAGATAAGAAAACAACCAAAAAGTTAGAAAAAGAACTTGACGGTTTAAAAGGAAACGTTTTCTATTTCATTAAGTCATTGAATGACAGTTCTGTAGCTTCAAGTAAGTTTTATATAATGATTTTGGATAATTTGCAGGATATGGCACAATCCCTCCACGCCATAACAACACACAGTTATGAACACGTGAATAATAATCATAAAAATCTTAAATTTAATCAGTTAAGAGATTTGAAATGGATTTCGGAAAGCCTTGAAAAACTATTGGAAAATGAAGCAAAACTTTTCAGAGGAGAAAATTATTCAAACCTAAATCATATTTTGCAAGAAGGTATGATTTTGAAGAAAGATGTTTCGAGAATGGTTCAAAAACAAATTGACAGAATCCGAACCTCTGAAACAAGCCCGAAGAATACCAAGTTGTATTTCAACTTGTTGCTCGAAACAAATGCTTTAGTTCGTGCGAATAACAATCTTCTGTTACAATTCAAAGAATTTCAAGAAGAACAAAAGAAAGCAAAATAA